In one window of Actinomycetes bacterium DNA:
- a CDS encoding ATP-binding protein: MRIKPRRPAHRVTTAHLQAAYPFISEGGLGSRGVYIGRDVFGGSFCYDAWTLYGKEITGPNMLVIGQIGYAKSSLVKTFIWRQMLFGRTAWIIDPKGEYDQLAAVCGVKPIRFVSGGQIRLNPLDPMIGGDAQLALLRSIAGVMLGRNLRPEEDACLERAHDEAVIEASRRSAQPTVPQVVNRLLEPSDATAHELRTSPERLAEDGRQLALSLRRMGAGDLRGMFDGPTSSGLDLSGRLVVFNLREVKDEARPILMACTAAWLQGSWARDDGVKRIVVLDEAWVVLRHLAIARWLRESWKLARQYGVQNIAVMHRLSDLTAAGDTGSEQVQLAKGLLEDSETRVIYRQSPGEVEQARELLGLTQTEVDQIPTLERGEALWRVGRRSFIVQHRLDPVLEREIVDTDANMGIASSAPSGWTGLPVPEAVEPAS; this comes from the coding sequence ATGAGGATCAAGCCTCGCCGGCCGGCGCACCGGGTCACCACCGCCCACCTGCAGGCGGCCTACCCCTTCATCTCCGAGGGCGGACTTGGCAGCCGTGGCGTGTACATCGGACGTGACGTATTCGGGGGCTCGTTCTGTTACGACGCGTGGACGCTCTATGGCAAGGAAATCACCGGACCTAACATGCTCGTCATCGGGCAGATCGGGTACGCAAAATCGAGCCTCGTGAAGACGTTCATATGGAGACAGATGCTCTTCGGGCGGACCGCCTGGATCATCGACCCGAAGGGGGAGTACGACCAGCTGGCGGCGGTGTGCGGGGTGAAGCCGATCCGGTTCGTGAGCGGGGGGCAGATCCGGCTGAACCCGTTGGACCCGATGATCGGGGGGGACGCGCAGCTGGCGCTGCTGCGGTCGATCGCGGGGGTGATGCTCGGGCGGAACCTCAGGCCGGAGGAGGACGCCTGCCTGGAGCGGGCCCACGACGAGGCGGTCATCGAGGCGTCCAGGCGCAGCGCCCAGCCGACCGTGCCGCAGGTGGTCAACCGGCTGCTGGAACCCTCCGACGCCACCGCCCACGAGCTTCGGACCTCGCCGGAGCGGCTGGCCGAGGACGGCCGCCAGCTCGCGCTCTCGCTGCGCCGCATGGGCGCCGGCGACCTTCGCGGCATGTTCGACGGGCCGACCTCGAGCGGGCTCGACCTGTCCGGCCGGCTGGTGGTGTTCAACCTGCGCGAGGTCAAGGACGAGGCCCGCCCGATCCTGATGGCCTGCACGGCGGCCTGGCTGCAGGGCTCCTGGGCCCGCGACGACGGCGTGAAGCGCATCGTGGTGCTCGACGAGGCCTGGGTCGTGCTGCGCCACCTGGCCATCGCCCGCTGGCTGCGGGAGAGCTGGAAGCTGGCCCGCCAGTACGGGGTGCAGAACATCGCGGTGATGCACCGACTCTCGGACCTGACCGCGGCCGGGGACACCGGCTCGGAGCAGGTGCAGCTGGCCAAGGGGCTGCTCGAGGACTCCGAGACCCGGGTGATCTACCGTCAGTCCCCGGGCGAGGTCGAGCAGGCCCGGGAGCTGCTCGGGCTCACCCAGACCGAGGTGGACCAGATCCCCACCCTGGAGCGGGGCGAGGCGCTGTGGCGCGTGGGCCGCCGCTCGTTCATCGTCCAGCACCGCCTGGACCCGGTGCTCGAGCGGGAGATCGTCGACACCGACGCCAACATGGGGATCGCCTCGTCCGCGCCGAGCGGCTGGACCGGCCTGCCGGTGCCCGAGGCGGTGGAGCCTGCCTCATGA